A single genomic interval of Apteryx mantelli isolate bAptMan1 chromosome 19, bAptMan1.hap1, whole genome shotgun sequence harbors:
- the FDXR gene encoding NADPH:adrenodoxin oxidoreductase, mitochondrial isoform X1: MGPGGACWRGGGVPGGFKRWLSSQARAPRVCVVGSGPAGFYTAQHILKHHDLARVDIYEKLPVPFGLVRFGVAPDHPEVKNVINTFTHTARSDRCAYYGNVTVGRDVTVGELQQAYHAVVLSYGAEDNRVLGIPGENLSGVYSARAFVGWYNGLPENQDLKPDLSCETALILGHGNVALDVARILLSPLDLLRKTDITDSSLAALACSKVKRVWLVGRRGPLQVAFTIKELREMINLPGARPVLDPADFAGLGNAVKDAPRPRKRLTELMIKTASEKPGEKTVAAQVAAAAREWGLRFQRSPQEVLPTADGRRARGVRMALTQLEGSGDSAKAVPTGDVEELECGLVLSSIGYQSLPLDPAVPFDPQRGIIPNSSGRVEGAPGLYCSGWVKRGPTGVIITTMNDSFDTAQSVLEDLQAGVLDVSASREGFGAVGSILRSRGVRPVSFSDWEKIDAAEVARGKAAGKPREKIVDPEEMLQLIGH; this comes from the exons ATGGGACCGGGCGGCGCGTGCTGGAGGGGCGGCGGCGTCCCGGGcg GTTTCAAGCGGTGGCTGTCGTCACAGGCCCGGGCTCCTCGTGTCTGCGTGGTGGGCAGCGGACCTGCAGGGTTTTACACGGCTCAGCACATCCTCAAG CACCATGACCTGGCACGAGTGGATATCTATGAGAAGCTGCCTGTTCCCTTTGGGCTCGTCCGTTTTGGCGTGGCACCAGACCACCCTGAAGTAAAG AATGTAATCAACACGTTCACGCACACGGCACGCTCGGACCGCTGCGCCTACTACGGGAACGTCACAGTGGGCAGGGACGTCACGGTGGGAGAGCTGCAGCAGGCCTACCATGCTGTGGTGCTG AGTTACGGTGCCGAAGATAACCGGGTCCTGGGGATCCCAGGGGAGAATCTCTCTGGGGTTTATTCGGCCCGAGCGTTTGTGGGCTGGTACAACGGGCTGCCTGAGAACCAAGAT CTGAAGCCTGATCTGAGCTGTGAGACGGCGCTGATTCTGGGCCACGGCAATGTGGCACTGGATGTTGCCCGGATTCTGCTGTCCCCACTGGATCTCCTCAGG AAGACTGACATCACTGACAGCTCCTTGGCAGCTCTTGCCTGCAGCAAGGTGAAGCGCGTGTGGCTGGTTGGGAGGAGGGGACCTCTCCAAGTTGCTTTCACCATCAAG GAGCTGCGGGAGATGATAAACTTGCCTGGTGCCAGACCTGTCTTGGACCCTGCTGATTTTGCAGGCCTCGGAAATGCTGTTAAAG ATGCCCCCAGGCCCAGGAAGCGGCTGACTGAGCTGATGATCAAAACAGCCTCGGAGAAGCCAGGGGAGAAGACGGTGGCGGCGCAGGTGGCAGCGGCCGCCCGGGAATGGGGCTTGAGGTTCCAGCGCAGCCCCCAGGAGGTGCTGCCCACCGCCGACGGGAGGCGGGCAAGGGGCGTCCGCATGGCCCTGACCCAGCTGGAG GGCTCGGGTGACTCTGCCAAAGCTGTCCCCACTGGAGACGTGGAGGAGCTTGAGTGCGGACTGGTCCTCAGCAGCATTGGCTACCAGAGCCTGCCCCTGGACCCGGCTGTACCCTTCGACCCTCAGCGCGGCATTATCCCCAACAGCTCGGGCAGAGTGGAGGGTGCTCCAG GTCTGTACTGCAGCGGGTGGGTGAAGAGAGGACCCACAGGAGTCATCATCACCACCATGAACGACAGCTTTGACACTGCCCAGTCTGTGCTAGAGGATCTCCAGGCGGGTGTGCTGGACGTGTCTGCCTCCAGAGAAGGCTTTGGGGCCGTGGGGAGCATCCTGCGCAGTCGAG GTGTCCGTCCTGTTTCCTTCTCGGACTGGGAGAAGATAGATGCTGCCGAAGTGGCAAGAGGAAAGGCTGCTGGCAAACCCCGGGAGAAGATAGTGGATCCTGAGGAGATGCTGCAGCTGATCGGTCACTAA
- the FDXR gene encoding NADPH:adrenodoxin oxidoreductase, mitochondrial isoform X2 codes for MAAVGRCASPGFKRWLSSQARAPRVCVVGSGPAGFYTAQHILKHHDLARVDIYEKLPVPFGLVRFGVAPDHPEVKNVINTFTHTARSDRCAYYGNVTVGRDVTVGELQQAYHAVVLSYGAEDNRVLGIPGENLSGVYSARAFVGWYNGLPENQDLKPDLSCETALILGHGNVALDVARILLSPLDLLRKTDITDSSLAALACSKVKRVWLVGRRGPLQVAFTIKELREMINLPGARPVLDPADFAGLGNAVKDAPRPRKRLTELMIKTASEKPGEKTVAAQVAAAAREWGLRFQRSPQEVLPTADGRRARGVRMALTQLEGSGDSAKAVPTGDVEELECGLVLSSIGYQSLPLDPAVPFDPQRGIIPNSSGRVEGAPGLYCSGWVKRGPTGVIITTMNDSFDTAQSVLEDLQAGVLDVSASREGFGAVGSILRSRGVRPVSFSDWEKIDAAEVARGKAAGKPREKIVDPEEMLQLIGH; via the exons ATGGCTGCTGTGGGAAGATGCGCCAGTCCGG GTTTCAAGCGGTGGCTGTCGTCACAGGCCCGGGCTCCTCGTGTCTGCGTGGTGGGCAGCGGACCTGCAGGGTTTTACACGGCTCAGCACATCCTCAAG CACCATGACCTGGCACGAGTGGATATCTATGAGAAGCTGCCTGTTCCCTTTGGGCTCGTCCGTTTTGGCGTGGCACCAGACCACCCTGAAGTAAAG AATGTAATCAACACGTTCACGCACACGGCACGCTCGGACCGCTGCGCCTACTACGGGAACGTCACAGTGGGCAGGGACGTCACGGTGGGAGAGCTGCAGCAGGCCTACCATGCTGTGGTGCTG AGTTACGGTGCCGAAGATAACCGGGTCCTGGGGATCCCAGGGGAGAATCTCTCTGGGGTTTATTCGGCCCGAGCGTTTGTGGGCTGGTACAACGGGCTGCCTGAGAACCAAGAT CTGAAGCCTGATCTGAGCTGTGAGACGGCGCTGATTCTGGGCCACGGCAATGTGGCACTGGATGTTGCCCGGATTCTGCTGTCCCCACTGGATCTCCTCAGG AAGACTGACATCACTGACAGCTCCTTGGCAGCTCTTGCCTGCAGCAAGGTGAAGCGCGTGTGGCTGGTTGGGAGGAGGGGACCTCTCCAAGTTGCTTTCACCATCAAG GAGCTGCGGGAGATGATAAACTTGCCTGGTGCCAGACCTGTCTTGGACCCTGCTGATTTTGCAGGCCTCGGAAATGCTGTTAAAG ATGCCCCCAGGCCCAGGAAGCGGCTGACTGAGCTGATGATCAAAACAGCCTCGGAGAAGCCAGGGGAGAAGACGGTGGCGGCGCAGGTGGCAGCGGCCGCCCGGGAATGGGGCTTGAGGTTCCAGCGCAGCCCCCAGGAGGTGCTGCCCACCGCCGACGGGAGGCGGGCAAGGGGCGTCCGCATGGCCCTGACCCAGCTGGAG GGCTCGGGTGACTCTGCCAAAGCTGTCCCCACTGGAGACGTGGAGGAGCTTGAGTGCGGACTGGTCCTCAGCAGCATTGGCTACCAGAGCCTGCCCCTGGACCCGGCTGTACCCTTCGACCCTCAGCGCGGCATTATCCCCAACAGCTCGGGCAGAGTGGAGGGTGCTCCAG GTCTGTACTGCAGCGGGTGGGTGAAGAGAGGACCCACAGGAGTCATCATCACCACCATGAACGACAGCTTTGACACTGCCCAGTCTGTGCTAGAGGATCTCCAGGCGGGTGTGCTGGACGTGTCTGCCTCCAGAGAAGGCTTTGGGGCCGTGGGGAGCATCCTGCGCAGTCGAG GTGTCCGTCCTGTTTCCTTCTCGGACTGGGAGAAGATAGATGCTGCCGAAGTGGCAAGAGGAAAGGCTGCTGGCAAACCCCGGGAGAAGATAGTGGATCCTGAGGAGATGCTGCAGCTGATCGGTCACTAA